The Kwoniella dendrophila CBS 6074 chromosome 1, complete sequence genome contains a region encoding:
- a CDS encoding uroporphyrinogen decarboxylase: protein MSTESSQYAIPELKNLGSWRELEKSFPPLKNDLLLRAAKGEDTPRAPVWVMRQAGRYLPEFLEVRKSHSFFECCQTPSIASALTLQPIDRYPNLDASIIFCDILVVPQALGMEVLMEPSKGPVLPKPLVTPEDIKRLNSNVSVEKELGYLFEAITLTRKGLAGRVPLIGFCGAPWTLMAYMCEGGGSKTFEKSKPWLYKYPQESKDLLIKIADVCADLLVGQVLAGAQMLQVFDSWAGELTPYHYAEFALPACKHISFKVKSILKELGHPGVAITLFAKGANSPSTFKLLSNSEETGYDTLGLDWTVDPLEVREWLGNKRVNLQGNFDPTVLYGDKDGIEKEVKRLSEQWKKAGGGWIANLGHGITPNVKPEDMGWFLECVHKYSKRD, encoded by the exons ATGTCTACAGAATCATCACAATATGCTATACCCGAATTGAAAAATTTAGGTAGTTGGAGAGAATTAGAGAAATCTTTCCCACCTttgaaaaatgatttattactCAGAGCAGCAAAAGGTGAAGACACTCCAAGAGCACCTGTCTGGGTAATGAGGCAAGCTGGAAGGTATTTACCTG AATTCCTCGAAGTACGAAAATCACATTCATTCTTTGAATGTTGTCAAACACCATCGATAGCGTCAGCTCTTACTTTACAACCAATTGACAGATATCCAAATTTAGATGCATCCATTATATTTTGTGATATTTTAGTCGTACCGCAAGCATTAGGTATGGAAGTTTTAATGGAACCTTCAAAAGGACCTgtattacctaaaccattagTTACACCAGAAGATATAAAAAgattaaattcaaatgttagtgttgaaaaagaattggGATATTTATTTGAAGCTATTACATTGacaagaaaaggtttagcAGGAAGAGTACCTTTAATTGGATTTTGTGGTGCACCATGGACTTTAATGGCTTATATgtgtgaaggtggtggttcAAAAActtttgaaaaatcaaaaccttGGTTATATAAATATCCacaagaatcaaaagatttattaattAAAATAGCAGATGTATGTGCTGATTTATTAGTTGGTCAGGTTTTAGCTGGTGCTCAA ATGCTTCAAGTATTCGATTCTTGGGCAGGTGAATTAACACCATATCATTATGCAGAATTCGCTTTACCTGCATGTAAACACATTTCATTTAAAGTAAAATCGattttgaaagaattagGACATCCTGGTGTAGCAATAACATTATTTGCTAAAGGTGCAAATTCTCCATCAACATttaaattattatcaaattctgaaGAAACCGGTTACGAtactttaggtttagattgGACTGTTGATCCATTAGAAGTTAGAGAATGGTTAGGTAATAAACGTGTAAACTTGCAAGGTAATTTCGATCCAACAGTTTTAtatggtgataaagatggtatagaaaAAGAAGTCAAGAGATTAAGTGAACAATGGAAAAAAGCTGGTGGTGGTTGGATAGCCAATTTAGGTCATGGTATAACACCAAATgttaaacctgaagatatgGGTTGGTTCTTGGAATGTGTACATAAATACTCGAAAAGGGATTGA
- a CDS encoding protein transporter SEC23 produces the protein MNGPGFEDVEDKDGVRLSWNSWPSSRIEATRTVVPISALYTPLKEREDLPPVMYEPVTCKGSCKAILNPFCQVDIRGKMWICPFCLQRNPFPPHYHQDLSPNNLPPELLAKFTTIEYTLSRPAQIPPVFLYVVDTCVDEDELKALRETLVVSLSLLPPNALVGLITFGTMAMVHELAYADCPKAYVFRGSKDYQPKQIADMLGLNPSNRPVQAMRPGQPLPAPAASKFLQSVESCEFQLTNILENLQRDPWPVDQDKRPLRCTGVALGVATALLESAFPNTGARIMLFSGGPPTDGPGLVVSPELREPIRSHHDIDRDSVKHFKRATKYYEGLSKRASANGHAIDIYAGCLDQVGLLEMKSLTNATNGFMIISDSFMTAIFKQSFLRTFSKDEQGYLKMGFNGTFDVLTTKELKISGVIGHVISANKKSQCVGETEIGIGQTSAWKVCSLTPKTSLAVYFEVVTPAGQALSPNQSGLIQFVTHYQHSSGQYRLRVTTISRTFQEGGHPSIAASFDQEAAAVLMARIAVFKAEIDDSPDVLRWLDRMLIRLCQKFADYRKEDPTSFQLGPNFSIYPQFMFHLRRSQFLQVFNNSPDETAFYRHVLNDADVNNSLIMIQPTLMSYGFDTEPHPVLLDSVSIRPDVILLLDTFFHILIFHGETVAQWRKANYQEQEDYANFKELLEAPVGDAQELLEDRLPIPRYVVCDQGGSQARFLLSKLNPSTTHQSGNSMYGSGPSGGQGGQAIFTDDVSLQVFMEHLKRLAVGASTS, from the exons ATGAACGGACCAGGATTCGAGGATGTTGAAGACAAAGATG GTGTCAGACTATCATGGAATTCATGGCCATCAAGTCGAATTGAAGCTACACGAACAGTAGTCccaatttcagctttatatacaccattgaaagaaagagaagatttacctCCTGTGATGTATGAACCTGTAACATGTAAAGGTTCATGTAAAGCTATTTTAAATCCTTTCTG TCAAGTTGATATTAGAGGTAAAATGTGGATTTGTCCATTTTGTTTACAAAGAAATCCATTCCCACcacattatcatcaagatttaTCTCCAAAcaatttaccacctgaattattagcaAAATTTACAACTATAGAATATACTTTATCTAGACCTGCACAAATTCCACCTGTTTTCTTATATGTCGTTGATACTtgtgttgatgaagatgaattaaaagctTTAAGAGAGACTTTAGTTGTTAGTTTAAgtttattaccacctaatgCTTTAGTTGGTTTAATTACTTTTGGTACgatg GCTATGGTACATGAATTAGCATATGCGGATTGTCCAAAAGCCTATGTATTTAGAGGATCAAAAGATTATCAACCTAAACAAATTGCCGATATGTTAGGTTTAAACCCTTCAAACAGACCTGTTCAAGCTATGAGACCAGGtcaacctttacctgcacctgctGCATCAAAATTCTTACAATCAGTTGAAAGTTGTGAATTCCAATTAACAAACATTTTGGAAAATTTACAAAGAGACCCTTGGCCTgtagatcaagataaaagaCCTCTTAGATGTACTGGTgttgctttaggtgtagctaCCGCTTTGCTTGAG TCTGCCTTCCCTAATACCGGTGCCAGAATTATGCTCTTCTCAGGTGGTCCCCCAACAGATGGTCCTGGTTTGGTCGTTAGTCCTGAACTTAGAGAACCTATTCGATCGCATCACGATATTGATCGAGATAGTGTTAAACACTTCAAGAGAGCTACTAAA TACTATGAAGGTCTTTCCAAACGTGCCTCTGCAAATGGTCATGCTATTGACATTTATGCTGGTTGTCTCGATCAAGTCGGTCTTCTGGAAATGAAATCTCTTACAAACGCTACAAACGGTTTCATGATTATCTCCGATTCGTTCATGACAGCTATCTTCAAGCAGAGTTTCTTGAGAACTTTCAGTAAAGACGAACAAGGTTACCTTAAAATGGGTTTCAATGGTACTTTCGATGTTCTG ACCACCAAAGAACTCAAGATTTCCGGTGTCATCGGTCACGTCATCTCAGCCAACAAGAAATCACAATGTGTTGGTGAAACAGAAATTGGTATTGGACAAACATCAGCATGGAAAGTATGTTCTTTAACACCCAAAACTTCTTTAGCTGTATACTTTGAAGTTGTTACCCCTGCAGGACAagcattatcacctaatcaaTCAGGtttaattcaatttgttACACATTATCAACATTCATCTGGACAATATAGATTAAGAGTTACAACTATTTCAAGAACATTCCAAGAAGGTGGACATCCATCAATTGCTGCTTCATTCGATCAAGAAGCAGCTGCTGTTTTGATGGCAAGAATCGCTGTAtttaaagctgaaattgatgattcacctgATGTACTTAGATGGTTAGATAGAATGTTAATTAGGTTATGTCAAAAATTCGCTGATtatagaaaagaagatccaaCTTCATTCCAATTAGGTCCAAATTTCAGTATTTATCCTCAATTCATGTTCCACTTGAGAAGATCTCAATTCTTACAAGTTTTCAATAATTCTCCTGATGAAACTGCTTTCTACAG ACATGTACTCAATGACGCTGATGTCAACAATTCGTTGATAATGATCCAACCAACATTGATGTCATATGGATTTGATACAGAACCACATCCAGTATTATTAGATTCAGTATCAATTCGACCTGATGTTATTTTATTATTAGATACATTCTTCCATATTTTAATATTCCATGGTGAAACAGTTGCACAATGGAGAAAAGcaaattatcaagaacaagaagattatgCAAATTTcaaagaattattagaagcTCCTGTAGGTGATGCacaagaattattagaagatagattacctataccaagaTATGTCGTTTGTGATCAAGGTGGTTCACAAGCTAGatttttattatcaaaattaaatCCTTCAACTACACATCAATCAGGTAATTCTATGTATGGTTCGGGTCCTTCAGGTGGACAAGGTGGTCAAGCTATTTTCACAGATGATGTTAGTTTACAAGTTTTCATGGAACATCTTAAAAGATTG GCTGTCGGAGCTTCAACTagttag
- a CDS encoding histone H3 gives MARTKQTARKSTGGKAPRKQLATKAARKQTTSAAAGGVKKPHRYRPGTVALREIRRYQKSTELLIRKLPFQRLVREIAQDFKTDLRFQSSAVLALQEASEAYLVSLFEDTNLAAIHAKRVTIQPKDLQLARRLRGERS, from the exons ATGGCCAGAACTAAACAAACAGCTAGAAAATCTACCGGTGGTAAAGCCCCAAGAAAACAAC TCGCTACCAAAGCTGCCAGAAAACAAACCACTTCAGCCGCTGCTGGTGGTGTTAAAAAACCACACAGATACAGACCAGGTACCGTCGCTTTAAGAGAAATCAGAAGATAccaaaa ATCAACTGAATTACTTATTAGAAAATTACCTTTCCAAAGATTAGTTAGAGAAATTGCTCAAGATTTCAAAACTGATTTAAGATTCCAATCTTCAGCtgttttagctttacaaGAAGCTTCCGAAGCTTACTTAGTATCTCTCTTTGAAGATACTAACTTGGCTGCTATTCACGCTAAAAGAGTTACCATTCAACCTAAAGATCTTCAACTCGCTAGAAGACTTAGAGGTGAAAGATCATAA
- a CDS encoding histone H2B yields the protein MAPKSVASKAPASQASKAPAAASKAPAKAAKTSAPAKEGGKKRSKKRVESYSSYIYKVLKQVHPDTGISNKAMAILNSFVSDIFERIASEASKLASYNHRSTISSREIQTAVRLILPGELSKHAISEGTKAVTKYSSSK from the exons ATGGCTCCTAAATCCGTCGCTTCCAAAGCTCCTGCTTCTCAAGCTTCTAAAGCTCCAGCTGCCGCTTCAAAGGCTCCTGCCAAG GCCGCTAAAACCTCTGCCccagctaaagaaggtggtaaaaaaagatcaaagaagagaGTTGAATCATACTCTTCATACATCTACAAAGTACTTAAACAAGTTCACCCAGATACCGGTATCTC AAACAAAGCTATGGCTATCTTAAACTCTTTCGTTTCAGATATCTTTGAACGAATTGCTTCAGAAGCTTCTAAACTCGCTTCATACAACCACCGATCAACCATCTCATCAAGAGAAATCCAAACAGCTGTCCGACTTATCCTTCCAGGAGAACTTTCAAAACACGCTATCTCTGAAGGTACCAAAGCCGTCACCAAATActcttcatctaaataa